CAGCCCAAAAACCTCGACTCAGCACATTAACCCCTAATATCCCCTCAGCCTTGGTGGGGTAGCGCCCCCTCTCCACAACAACACCCCTGTCAGCAGGACATTACATCCCAGTCAGTGTACACATAATACCCTGCGCCTTTTGCAGGCTGTGCAATGACCAGAAAAGAGGGAAGTGCAGGGAGGGAGCACGTGATGAAGGCTACGTCCCTCTTTACGTCACCACATCTAGCAGATGCTACTTCATTCTAGACACGACCATTCACAAAAAAGCCAGCCTCCTCCCGCTCTGTATATATACCCTGTCTGAGCCCAGCAGACTAAAGCAGGatacagccagccagccaaaggAAAGCTAAAGTAACACAAGGAAACAAGGCTGGCTGCTCTCCTCGCAGGACTCTACTATTTATATCTCTAGCAAGCGTATTATTGTAATATCCCGACAAAGTGGTCAGAAGGCGACTGCACCGGACACGACTTCTACTGGACAAGTGCACTGCAGCAGGTCTGAAGACGCACGGATTGAATCTACGTGAGTCCTTCTTGAGAAGAGCTATGGTCAACATGGAGATTAGTGCCATGGATTGCAGTACATTGAAAGCCCTCCTGGTAGACCGGGCTCACAAGTGCCTGGTGCTGGACTGTAGATCGTTCTTCTCGTTCAGTTCTTCCCACATCATGGGTTCCAGCAACGTCAGGTTTAGCACTATAGTGAAGAGACGGGCTAAGGGCAGCATGGGCTTGGAGCATATCATCCCCAACGAGGAGCAACGTTGTCGGCTAATCGCTGGCTTGTACGAGGCTGTTGTGCTGTTGGATGAGAGGACATGTGATTTGGAGCCCCTCCGAAAGGACGGCACCATGATGTTGGCTGTCAATGCCTTGTGCAGAGACCCCCGGGgcagcaggatcttctttcttaaaGGTACATTGAACGTTCCCTCCAAAACATCTTCATTGATAAAACCCATACTATGTTACTCGCTACTGCCCCTCTAATACCATGTAATCTAACGAAAAACAAATGTTCTCTTTTTCAGGTGGTTATGAAGCATTCTCTTCCGAGTGCCCTGAATTTTGCAACAAATGTTCTCCTCCAGTGGGACTGAGCTTGCCCTTGAGTGCCAACAGTGTTCCAGACAGTGCAGATTCTAACTGTACCCCCTGTGGAACCCCACTATATGATCAGGTTGGTATAAGTGATGTCTCTTTAACTTTTAATACTATGAAAGGGTTACACTAATTTCTCCCTTCCTCACCCCTCCCGGCACTGAGACAATATTTAACTGTATGCACAATAGCTGATCATGCCCGCAGTGCCAACGTAATGTTTACCTTCCAAACGCCCATCCCTTAGCGAAAAAAACTTATGTTTTATGTGACAACAATGTGACCAAATGAATGACCGTTCCTCTTCTTTTCTTGCTATGTTATAGGGTGGACCAGTGGAAATCTTGCCCTTTTTGTACTTGGGCAGCGCTTATCATGCATCCAGAAAAGACATGCTGGATACCCTTGGCATCACAGCCCTGATCAATGTTTCTGCTAACTGCCCCAACCACTTTGAAGGACACTACCAGTACAAGAGCATTCCTGTGGAAGACAGTCATAAAGCAGATATCAGCTCCTGGTTCAACGAAGCTATTGATTTTATAGGTAAATATTGTTTCTATATCCTATTTCTTAACAATACAAAGTTGTCCACCAATAGCAAGAATAGgttaaaatatgtatatacacttATTATATATACACCTAATAGTTTAAGAAAAGCGTAGATTAGTTTTATATTACTTTTAAAGCTCTTTTTTAACTaggctacaaaacgacacaaagctTATTGTTTATATGGGAACTAGCTGACCATATGAAGAGTGAATAGGATTATCTACTTAtgtgcaatactgccccctagtgttCAATGCTAGAACCTTCCCTACGGGGCAGTGAACTACTTCCCTTATTTATAACAAGGACATGTTTGTAGACTCCCAGACTTTCTTATTCTAGTCTGTATTTCATATTCTTATATCCTTATAATAACCTGTTGGTTTTGTTTGTTTCCAGACTCAGTCAAAAATAAAGGCGGAAGAGTATTTGTCCATTGCCAAGCTGGTATCTCTCGTTCAGCTACCATATGTCTGGCTTATCTTATGAGGACTAACCGTGTTAAGCTGGATGAAGCTTTTGAGTTCGTCAAGCAGAGAAGGAGCATCATTTCCCCTAATTTCAGTTTTATGGGACAGCTTCTTCAGTTCGAATCCCAAGTACTAGCACCATCCTGTTCGGCAGAAGTTGGTAGCCCCTCGATATCAGTTTTGGACAGGGGAACATCTACTACTACCGTCTTCAATTTCCCAGTTTCCATCCCCGTTCACCCAGCCACAAGCTCTCTGAGTTACCTTCAAAGTCCAATCACTACATCGCCGAGCTGCTAAGGAACACAGCACAAGAACTGGACTAAAGCACATGGACTAAATGTGTTACTCGAAGTGCAATaagtttttcaaactttttttttttttttttttaagccatcaCAGTCAAACAGGCGTGAAGGACACAATGAACTGGTGAAACCACAATGAACATACAACTGACATGACTTGTCATGATTTTGGACGTATGTCCTGACCACTAAGGAAATCAAAAAAAAGACAGGTCACaattgcctttttttgttttacgtCTGAATTTTGTTTATAATCTCCGTTTAATGGGGATTCGACAGTATTTCCATTCCTGAACTTTTTGTACTGCTAATAGCTGAAGAGAGAGGCTAGGGAAAAGAAGAAAAGTACGTCCTTTATTTATTCTGCAAGCTTCGTCCTGCCTTCAGATGCCTAAGATTTCAGCTTTTCAACGAAGCAAAGAAGAAATACCTCAGTATTTTCTGGTACTGTAATTCCTGTTCGTAATTCAAGACCAGCTTCAGTTTCCAAAGCActgatgattaaaaaaaaagcactagGCCGGAGCCTTCTTCTGAGTTTGCTGACAATTGTATATATGCTATGACCTTATTTATGATGTAAAATAATATATTTCTTCTCCTGGGAGAAGACATTTTTAATACAGAACTATGACTTTTTATACAGAATAGAATAAATTATGACTTTGTACTGAAATGTGGTGCGAATCTCTTGCATTAATTCACTATTTTATTACAGGGTCCGAGCCAATAACTATATAATTACATCTCTTGTACAGAAAGAAAGATAATTAACTTCCAACCTCATATGGTAGCGTCAACATATTCCAGAGTGCTACGCAAACAGTACGTAATCACGTCACTCCCGGTCTCATTACCGAAGTACACATAAAcaatcataggaaaccaataaaCCAAATGATTTGAGTCATGCCAATCTCTGTACAACACTGTGCAATATATTGGCACCATGTATATAAGAACACTGCAAAAAATGATCCAACTCGTTAACCACAGCCATGTTAATAGAAAATAGTAACTGCATGTAGTTCCTATCCCTATTGGGTTTCATACACTTCATATGTTCCCTTATGATGATCAAATATCTacagtttctacacaacataaacCAACACTACAGTAATATTATAGAATGGatcaaaaattattattttagtctaaagACATCATAAATCTTTGCCAGTGCTAGGTTTGACATCACATTTGGCTATACTGTTGACATAACATGACTGGTAATTAAAAGGAGCCTGTGACGTCCCCGCAGCACTATAAACGAAGTTATGGGGCTGTTAGGGACGTGACAGTGAGCAgggtgatatattttttatactcgcctgctTCCACAATCCAGCGCTATCACCCAGTGGCACATAAAAatgttttcagagtcctgtgtgctctctcttccatagacttgtatgggagagtacATGCATCACATGACCGTGCTAACCCTAAAAGACAGGAAGGGAATAAAGAGGGGAAGACCAGTCCAGAGAGGCTTGGGGGTGCTgtgagaaaggtgagtatatgttttttttttaacatatgcaAAATTGGGGTTAACTGCTTATCACCGGATCTGTTGAACCAGTGAGAACCAGTGTTTAGGGTCTCCTCAACCTGCTGGGGCTCCTGCTGAACATAGGGGGACCATGGGGTCTAGAGCAGGTGCACAATAAGAATCAGAGCTGTGGAATGAACTGACTCCTCTATATTAAACAAGCAACAAGTTAAACGCTTTTCAAGAATGCAAACCTCTTCCTCAGATACAGCTAGTACGTGTACAGCTATGGCTTAGTATACAACTTAGCTCGCATACGTAAGggatcattcacacgggtgaaacTTTCCTCATTCCGCATCATAAGTCATTggaaattttgcaaaaaaaaatctacacagcTCTATGCAGATTTTCATGCGGAAAGAAAATGACTTAAATCAAGCTGCAAATCCGCAGAAAAACTGCAGTTAGGCCTGCGGAtcttggtgcagaattccacagtgGCAAATTCCACTCCATCCCACCCGAAATGTTATGCCCCTGTGAAAGGTCCCATAACTGATGGGAGAGTCAAGTGACTGGTTGTTCAATAAACAGAGGAGTTCAGTTCCTTCCATGACTCTGGTTCTTATTGTGCTATTGGCGGAAGGTTTCGCCTAGTCCCAACTCTTGGCACATTCCTAGCAAATTAATATACGTTTGCTGTAAACAGCTGAATAATAGAAGCATATGAGATATTGTTAATTAAGCCATTAACTACTTATGAATTTGGTAATTTCTACAGACAAAACTATAATCACATCTTCTTCTCTTGGATCTAGGGACATAACTTCTATTAATTACAAATGacaataatagtaatataattggaATAGACAGATCCATGGTGGATATGCTAAATAAATACCCAAAATTGACAAATTCTTGAAATAACTTATTTCAAgtaatgtcccttttacatggaacgacagacgggtaaatgactgcacaagcgctgatgtcaccactaaggtcattagcgcttgtgcagagcgtttagactggcAGAGTTTACCGCTGGATCGCGGCTTTTCGCTTGCTTTTCTTTcaacgcttcaccttctatgtgaagggcAGAGAGGGcagcatttacattgaacgacaagcccgtgatccagcgatggtttttatgctgcctGAAAGTCAAtgataagaactagagatgagcgagcatactcgctaaggataataactcaatcgagtattgtccttagcgagtacctgcccactcggaagaaaaggttcggctgccggcgcgggagagaggtgagttgcggcagtgagcagggagggagcagggggaagagagggagagagctcttccctccgttccttcctgctctcccccgccgcaccctgcccgctgccggcagccgaatcttttcttccgagtgggcaggtactcgctaaggacaatgctcgatcgagtaattgcccttagcgagtatgctcgctcatctctaataagaacctGTGAACGAaaagtgagtattttttttttccgtttacaCTGCACGACTA
The nucleotide sequence above comes from Eleutherodactylus coqui strain aEleCoq1 chromosome 2, aEleCoq1.hap1, whole genome shotgun sequence. Encoded proteins:
- the DUSP1 gene encoding dual specificity protein phosphatase 1, which produces MVNMEISAMDCSTLKALLVDRAHKCLVLDCRSFFSFSSSHIMGSSNVRFSTIVKRRAKGSMGLEHIIPNEEQRCRLIAGLYEAVVLLDERTCDLEPLRKDGTMMLAVNALCRDPRGSRIFFLKGGYEAFSSECPEFCNKCSPPVGLSLPLSANSVPDSADSNCTPCGTPLYDQGGPVEILPFLYLGSAYHASRKDMLDTLGITALINVSANCPNHFEGHYQYKSIPVEDSHKADISSWFNEAIDFIDSVKNKGGRVFVHCQAGISRSATICLAYLMRTNRVKLDEAFEFVKQRRSIISPNFSFMGQLLQFESQVLAPSCSAEVGSPSISVLDRGTSTTTVFNFPVSIPVHPATSSLSYLQSPITTSPSC